A stretch of DNA from Pagrus major chromosome 22, Pma_NU_1.0:
CGTGCTGTAAGGCCTGGGCTTTGTTTCTTACAGCAGTCGTTTAAGCTTGTGTGTTAAAAGATTCTCACAGATGATAATTACATTGTACCACACTATTTAGATGATGTCAGCcagcttttatttcatttccttGAAGTATGTAAAGAAATACGAGGCCCCTTTATGTCTCGGGATTATCATTCCTTATCAGTGACTGCATCAAGCAACGTGTCCGCAAAATTTGAATATACCTTTGGAGAGCATCCAGGTAATAAAAAGTGATATCAGGAGACTCAAAACATACAGACAGATACACGCCCACACCTAACTAATGCTGCCCTATTCAAAGCAGCTTTTAACAATGGGAGCCGGACAAATAAAACTCACCCAAACATCAGGAGGAAAAGGAatgagaagagggagggagggagggaggagagggggaaaagagagaagagaagaaaaaaaaaaagactgcagGCTTTTCCAGAGGCAGTCAGTCAGTTGAATGTCTTATGAAGTTCCTTGAAGAGGTGCCAAGGCCtttacaacacaaaacacaaaatcattcattgggagagagagacagcagaataaagaagcagaaagtgAATcataaaaagagacaaagattAAGAAAAAAGGAGGCTGGAGATGGCTGGCCCCCGAGCTGctgcaaaaaaacatcttgGAGGGATTTGTTCTCCTCTGTTCTGAATCAAAACACTTTAATGCGAGCGGAGAGGTGCAGAGGGAGCCCGTCCTAAAACCACACACAAGCcaaacggtgtgtgtgtgtgtgtgtatatgtgtgcgtgCGCGGTTAAACTTTGTACGATATCATACAAAGTGtgtatataatgtgtttttgtgttcaatAAATGTTTCGCCTTTGGGGATCattgtgtatgtctgtgtgtgaacgaaacagtgtgtgtgtgtgtgtgtgtgtgtgtgtgtgtgccttccCTTGCCTGGCTTGCTTCCTCCAGGCTGGAACGCATGGACCACACAGACGGCTGGCAGCGCTCCACGACAGCCTGgctcccccttttctctccgtctccttctctcctttttgCTCGCAGCCTCATCTTCCACACCTCCTCTCCCTTCACTCtttttcacttcttcttcttttctctccttttttctgtacttttttttttatctcctccctccctccatccttcatCCCTCTTCTTCCCTTTATACCAGACCCCCATGGTAGACGGGCGCCTGGCTGTCACCCACTCAGCGCTTTTCCTCTTTCGAGCCACGCTCTGCCAGCTTCAGATTGCCACCTGAAATAATTCATTGTTTCTGACCgctcacaaaaacaacatggccACTGTGAGGGCTccaaataaaaaagtgaaatatggAGCCAGTGTATTCATTCATCCACTTTTACTGGCTGTTCCACCATGAgatgactgacacacacacacacacacacacacacacacacacattagacacatagacacacacacacacaaacacagactggcTGATTCAACTCAGGCTCCACGAGCATGGGGGGGTTTTTCTGAATCAGCCCCAAAGATGCATTCATCCAATCGCACCCGGTGATCATAAACCAGACTGAAGGGCTTAGGGGGCATGACGTGACACCAAATTTATAAATTATCCCATTTATTCAGGATTTTCTGGCGCTCCGCATTTCTCCTCACGTGTTACTTAGTCAGGCAGAAGGCAGGAGAGTTTCCTACTGATGTGTCAGTTGATAGCTGAAACTTGATGTTGCTGAGGGGGCGGAGGTTCGTTTAAAGGAATAAatcaacattttggaaacatCTTCTTGTTGAGACATGAGAATCCAATCTCATGTCTGTACTGTAAGAATGAAGCCAGGAGATGTTAGCTTAGAATGAAGACTGAAAGCGAGGAATGGCCGAATGCAGTGGCAGattcaggatgtttgaggggcagggccggaaaaaataaaaatggcaccagctgtatgcggtgggacaccctagagggcactttatcatatGTTAATTAACACGTTATACCTTGTTTGTGACACATTTCCTTGCATTTAGTTAACTGTTACTGTTTCCAACTGTTTCCAGTCtctatgctatgctaagctagctagctgctggctgtagctccATATTTACCGtgcagacatgaaagtggtatcttctcatcttactctcAGTGAGAAACCAAATGAGGATATTTTCCAAAAATTATTCCTTTGAACTTTTTAGCCCTCggaaacagttttcttttttttttcaaagcacaCTGGTGCCCTTGTCATGATTCATCAGCACAAACCATTCCCTATCTAAAAAAACTTGGGTATTTTAGGAGTATTTTCAGCCAGGACATCTAACTATCCATCAAAGATCTCTGTGCTCAGGCTCAGATCCAATCTAATGCTGCCATTAATTACAGAGGACTTATATTCTGTTTGCCTACTTGCTCTTACTTACTGTTATCAGATCAGCAGGGGCGAGTTGAATCCAGACTTATGTCTCTGGGACGGCTGTAATAATACTATTCTAGGATCAGTGTGCAACTGTGTGATTAGAGATACTATCTATAGAGGTGTTATCTAATCATTATTAAGCTTTTTTAGTGTTtgtgggtgtgcatgtgtgtgtgcatgtacccTATGTCCATTTGCGAGGGTGTATGCATGATCCATGTGTGCAAAATGTGCATGATTGCATATGCAGACGTGAGTTTGCATACGTCCACTCTTGTGTGTTTctaactgtatgtgtgtttccgtgtgtgtgcgcgcaagTTGTTCACATCTGGTCTGAATCTGTCCATGTTTCCGGCCGCTGGCTGGGCAGGGAAGTGGCAGGCGCTATCGAAAATCTCCGCTGTTTTCACAGGGATGATGGGAATCTCAGGGACTTTCCCTACGGCAGTGAAATCATCCGCCTTTCCCGCTCCTTTAAATACCCCCGGCTCATTCCTCCGCCCTGCTAGGGTTCCGATAAAACAGCTGAGACGTCTTGTGTTTGGCAACAGTTGTCCTCTAAAAGGTGTAATTAAGTCATgaaaaaactgtatttactgtcaaGGCCCGCTAAACTAATGGACTTGAGGTCTGGCTGTTTGGAGTGTAAATTGGACCTTAATGTGGTGGTTGACATGCTGCGTTTCTATAGGAGAAAAATACATTGGTTTCCTTTTAAAATGGGTTGCATCCATAGATTTGTGGACACTGGGGGCTACTGAAATTGTGACAATAAGTAAAAGTGACCAGTGACAGAGGGTTCACTCATAATGTGCATCAGAACTATCTTTATCTCCTTAAATATAGATGTAAatatctgtctgtgttttttacGATCTTCCTCAAAGACATCAAAATCCTCAACCCTCTCTAACTATTTCACCATTCGCTGTTCTCCCTGCTCAGCACTCCTCAGCACTCGTGTCTCTCCTGACTGGTTCGGACCCATCCAGAGCTCTTAATTTACTGGTCATCAGGGTCTCTTCCTCTCCATGTGCCTCCTCCCCCTCGCGCCTGTCCCCCTTCTGTCTCCCTTCATCTCCCTCGGTCTCCCATTGCTATTTATTCCCATCACTAGGAGACGGGGCTGTGCACAAAGGCCGCACTGTGTCCCGAGGCTTTTTTAGAATAGAAATTCGGTCTGTTGAAAATGGAAACGCTATGATTGACTGGGCACAGCTTGCGCAGAGAGATGAGGAATGCCAGCAAGAGGCACAAATTATCCACAGGAACGATGGAGAAATATTATTAATGAAATATGGCCACGAATTATGTtataaagcaaaaagaaaaacttcaatAAGCTGAGGTTTTTAAGTAGCCGATATTATTCGAGGTTCCAAAGCAACTATGTAAAGTAGCCGATGATGAGATTGCCTGTTTATTTTGAACTGTATGATGCCAGTCAGCTAACGTCATCCTAATAAAAATCATggtctgtctgactgtcactGGCTGCGTTTTCACTGCCGCCATTCTCAAGtcactgcagaggagaggagccaGACAGTTGTTCCAGAATAAATTCATTTGTTGTGAAGAGTCAGATGGTTTATTAAAGCATTTCTGACATATTTTTTCACGCAGTAGTGGAAAAGTATTActcagaggatgaggaggattaTTTCATTGTCGTTTAGCATTTACACATGTCAGAGTGTTAGCCCAACAGGACCTCCCGTGATGCAGTTTTCTCTTGGCTTTGGTCTTAAATAAGacaaatgatgatttttctgatgagatctcccctcctctccctccatgaGACCCACCTGGTGCTATAGGTGTAGTGCCAGGCCTTTGTTTCGCAGCGCAGGCAGGTTGGGCAGGATTCTGAAGTAGCTCGCTGTTTCTGTCTGAGCCAGCTGGAGCTCTGCCAAGCACAGCAGGAGTTTCTACTCCCCTCTGTTTGATATTTACTTTACCGCCTTTACAGGGGAACCAGTGCAAGACCAGACAGACGCACTGACACAGGCCTGTGTCAGTGCTAAAAAGGACTGTGTGTATACAAGCCTCTCTTTTTACTCCACCTTTTTGCTTAACTATAGTCTACACCTGGGCCTCTGGGTAGGTTTTTTCAGTGGTTCCCACTACTGGGCTGACAGCGCTGATGGGATAGAAATGGGCCGACTCAGGTGGAGCAAGTGACACATTGtcttttttgcttgtgtttgcaATGTGTGTACAGTGTCTAGAGTTACCAGCCTGAAAGTGCGATGAGAATAGAATCAGGGATATAAAGGGTGTAAAATTATCGGCAGAGGAATGCAGGAAAAGAACggataaaaatatatttggcATAGGTTACGACTCCTGTGGGGATAATGGGGCGATGGCGTGAGAGCCTGTGTTTACCTGAGGAAGAAGCCTCAGGTTATAACTAAGCATACATGCAACTTCTCACTCTCGGTATCGCCCAGTCTGaactctctctttttttctctcatgcAAGGTGATACGAGGTAATTGCCTTTTGTTAATTAGCAGGATGTAGCATCCCATTCCCCAAAGCCTCTCTTCCCTACTCTTTGTTTAGGAGTACAAACTCTGTTTACCAAGTGAGCCACGGCACACAGAGGAACTGAGTCATTAAATTTAGATTATTATAAAGGATAGCAGACAAACAGTGTTCCAAGAAAATGGCAAACAAATTACTCATACAGAGCTGAGAGCCGTCAGTGAGCTGCGTGTCACGTTTGCATGCAACATCACAGCAGTAATTAAAACTATTATCAAATAAAACCGGTTTTATTGCAGAAATTCATCAATGTCTGGTGCAAGTCCTTACCAATAAAGtgctgggtttttttctgtgaccGCAGGGCATCGTCAGAAACTGGAGGACCCTCCCAAGACTGGTCTCTTCTCAGACCGCCTGAGTGAGCTGGAGAGGATGAGGGTGAGGGTGACCGTTCCCACTCAAGGCCCCCGGCCGACTCTCAACCCAGTGGCCAACTCCTTCAACCCTCAGGGACAGACGCAGATAACAGGTGAGCACGGGATTCTCAGAAGAGACAAGCATTCGCCCTCGTTAGGTGTCGTCAAACTGAAAATCCAAACATTCCATTGCTAAAGAATTAATTTAATGAGTAGAAACATCTGTGCACCACACATTTCTGAACAGTTTTCAAAAGTCTATCACTGAATAAGCATTGGACTAGGCAATATTTACTGTTTGTAAAGTGAAATATCAAACCCCCGACTGGACACGTCCTAATGGGACCACAGAACGCCCAGTGCAGTATCTTACATTGCCTCTGAGATCGTCTGTCTTCCTCTACTCCACCACCCCTATCAATCACCATCCAAGAAGGTAACACCATCTCTCATGGTTGGGGATGGCTGCTACCTGATCGCCCACACCTCTGGAGGCGCGTCACAGCTCGTCATGTAGCTCTCTCTTAGTTACTCCATGGCACGGCTTTGTAGTGTTACTTAGCGGATCATTTTAGGGATGGTTAAACAACGTGACCGTGGCAGAGAGTGGAGGGTTTTCTACACCGGGTTGGACTTGAACTTTTATACCCAAGTGTAGCTCTGATtagagcagtggttcccaaacttttaACTGAGATAACCCCACAGCCCTGTCAGATCAACCCAAGTGCCCCTTCACCAGCGCCACCCGTCATGTTCCTGATGTGTTTTGAATTGGTTCTTAAACCGGATGTTATTTAACACTTCTGATTATGTAAAAGtcaatattgttattataatgtTTACGTAAAATTGAAATATCAATGATTAGGTCAGTTTGATTGCTTTTGAATTCTTACTTTACAGCAATGGGCCACCCATAcatatttatgttatatttttttctttcaaatttgTTGAGCAACTCTACAATCTTTCGGCACTCCCCCTTGCGACTGTAAATAAAGTACTGCTATTTGGGAATCACTGAATTAGAGATAGTAAATCACTGTACACTTGTTCACGAATTTCATCATAACACATAATAAAAATAGCCCCCAAACTTTGGTGCCCCGTGCGAGTGAGCAGCACAGACGTACACAATAAAGTGTGTGCAGCAGTTATTTTCGTGGTTGTCTGCTGGTGTGTTTACACCCTGGGTGTGTGCCAGCAAGGCTCTCTGTGCCTCAGCTGCAAGCACAATGTTTTATAAGGCAAACAGGAAGATCTTCTCTGCGAAGGTAAACATTAGATGTGTCATTATGGAGGATGTTGCATAACGCGCCCAACTGATACTTACCTCTAAACATaagcacagagaaacagagacactAATAATGTCTGCAGTTGTTGTGAATGTTATTCACAGAACATTTGAACCAGCTGACCGGCCTTTGGTaattattctttcttttcttctcctgtctgttttttctctttatatgTCTTtctgggctttttttttctccttcctcctttccctccctcGCTCCATTTCTCCCCATCAGACCCTCGTCAGTCCCAGTCCTCTCCTCCCTGGTCGTATGAACAGACGTACCCGTCCTACCTGAGTCCCATGGCGTCCCCCTCAGTCCACTCCAccacccccctctcctccagccGAGGCACGGGCCTGCCTGCCATCAGTGACGTGCCTAGACGATTGCCAGGTAGAACCATTACTCTGCCACTGTGTGAAACCACCATGCCTCCTCATCCCATCACGACTGCCTAAACTGCCACAAACAACCCAGATGATACATTTTCTTACGCGATAGgtggagggaagaggaaaagagaaagacagacaagcatgcacacaagctcagaaacagagacaggctgcaaaataaaaaaaaaactttatctTATTATTTACAGGAAGCGTGCAGCTATTAGCTCATTCTCAAATTAACATGAGGAGCGAGGCATGTTGTCAGAGTCCGACTGTCTCTCCAGAGAGCGGTTTGGATGGCGTGGATGACAGTGGAAGGAAAAGAAAcgattgtttccttttttccccgCTCCAAGCCTTTGATCCCAGAGGAGTATGGGTAATAACAGGCCCAGGGATAATAACAGGCTCGTGACTGACAAATAAAGTGTCTTTATAGCAATGCACCACTCTCACAAGGAATTCTGGGTAATTGCATTAGCCAGTCTGTTTGTCGTAACGGCAGCATCTGTGTTCCaatttgtctctgtttttccccCCGATGTGAAAGCTCCTTTAAACTCCCTACACGCCGCCAGACAAGTTTCTCCCCCGTACACCTGTTTGACTCACTGCcatgtgagttttttttctacccttttttttccccttctgttTTCTTGTGCTTACGTACTACaccctcctctgtgtgtgtgtgtgtgcgtgtgtgtgcccCGAGCAAAGGGTGAGTGATTACGCGACGCGGCCGTGTGACTCTGCATTAGAAAGGGTTTAAAATCCAGCCAGCTGCCTTGTCAACTTGGATTAGTTTGGTCTTTCCCTTCAGCTTTCATCTCACGAGCGTCGGGCTTTGTTCTCAAAGTGACACGCGTGCATGTGCGAGCACGTCCACACGCATAAACACAGGCCCCAAAAGCACTCGCCTCCCGTCTTTGCCCACTTGCACACCTCGAGCATTTAATGCCTCCTAAGTGATGTGACTAAGGCTCTCAGATCTCTGGAGATCATGTTGACACCTCGCCAGGCTCCTCTGTAACAGTATCCAGCCACAGAACATACCGACAAGTACAAGCAGAAGCTGATATGGATGCTCCAGCACAAACTCtacgccccccccccccccccaccctccacacacacctttaCACAATCCAGCTTATGTGTTGAAATGTTACAGTTCCTTTAAAGCTGTTGCAAAAGTTCATCAGTGAAGTAAAACACCTAACTCGGAAGTGAAGATCAAGAGTTTGTAGAAACCTTCCAAATATTTAGACAATGCTCCACTCTGGTTTCATTTAAACTAATAAAGTTCGATCTGGCTCATCATCACAGAGCCCCTTTGAGCACTAAAATAGGTCCAAATGTTAAAAGCAGGAGTCAGGAGTTTATTGAACAGTGCCGGTCATGTCTGAGATCACACTGCTCCTCCACAGCGAAGACAATCACCTACTATTTCTATTAGAATCAAACGGATCTTGTGGAAAGAGGAAGTTTAAAGGCCTTTAATTGGCAGCATATGCTATCTGACGCTAGCGACAAAATCGGCTTCGCAATTCCTCCCTGCACATAAACACTgcaccccccccaccccaccccaccctcctCTTTCTCCGCCACCCCCTGTCCTCTCGCAGCAGACATGGTGACACGGAAGACGCCTGGTGATTTATGATAAGAGCACCATGGCTGGACTAAACCACTGAGAGGAgacggggagggagggagagcgagagagggggaGGACCTCCTATTCTCCTTAAACTCTGCGCCCAGCGCGAAGCTCGCCGCAGCCAGTTAGTGGTTTTTGGGTATTTTTTAAGGGATGAAGCGAAGAGAGGAACGAAGGGTGAGATGGAGCGGCTCCTTCTCAGCTcgctctctcgctcgctcttcGCGCGcgcacacggacacacacatacacacacacgctggagCCGATgggaggcgaggagaggagcCACATCAGAGCTCAGCCCTGCCTCATTATGGATCTCATGGAAACTGTTTCTGCTCAAAGTGTTTCCACATGTGCAGCTCCTGATTCATCCCAACTGCTTTTTTTATGTGCATAcagtattcacacacacacacacacacccctctcctcgcacacccacccacaccgtttgcacacacacacacacacacacacacacacacacacacacacacacgtttgcatgcataaacacatgaacatgcgccaacacacacacggagaaacataaatatgcagAGGCGTAAACATATTGCATGCGTGGGACTTGAGTGATGTGTTTGTTAACTTTATCAAAAACTCAAGAGCTGAAGTGAAAAACAGCTCTGGATGAAGTTgatgaatataataatatttagaGGAAAATGCTTTTCATAACTGTGCCCGCAAAAATCCATCAGCACAAGTGTTCTCTAAACGAGTTAATACGCATATCGGGCTCGAAATATTTGATCACATACAATTCAATTTTACTACTGTTTCATTTCTCAGGGGACTTATTTGTTCAGATTCAATTACTCAACAAGACAAAGTGCTAAATAGTTTAAGAGTCCAAAGCCACAATTCACataattaaaacagacaaactgttaAGAGGAAGTGTAATTATTTAGCCGTGCATGATAATATCTGCTGCACTCTCGATGTCAAACTATCCTGATGAACTGTTTTcatatgtgtgtctgcaggttctTCTGACCTGAGCCCATTCCCCGGTCAGTTCGATCGTCAGTTCCCGggcctctcctccctcacagaGAGCCGCTTCTCCAGCCCGCGGATGCACTACCCGGCCACATTCACCTACACCCCGCCCGTCACCACGGGCATGTCGCTGGGCAGCGCCCACTACCACACCTACCTTCCACCTCCTTACCCGGGCTCCACCCAGAGCCAGAGCGGACCCTTCCAGACCAGCAGCACGCCGTATCTCTACTACGGGGCCTCGTCCGGCTCGTACCAGTTCTCCATGGTTCCCGGCGGGGATCGTTCGCCCTCCCGGATGATCCCGCCTTGCACTAGCGCCTCCACGGGCACCTCCCTGGTGAACCCTAACCTGCCAAGCCAGACGGAGGGAGGGGTGGACGGCGACGGGAGCCACAGTAACTCCCCGACTGTTCTCAACCCCGGAGGCCGCATGGATGAAGCAGTGTGGAGGCCATATTGAAGAAAAAGCCCAGGAGGTGGAGATTGGAAGTCAACTGATGTCATGGTTGAAAgcacaaaacctttttttattattgaaaagGGGATTTTTGAGCTCTCATCAGCTATCTCTTCCTTTTGCTTGGAAATTAAggttgagataaaaaaaaaaaaagaaagaaaaaagaccgGACTTGTACGGACTTGTCTTCCTGGAATGTGTTTTGACCAAGGCACTACAAAGGAAGTCATTCTCACAGCAATAAAGAGAAAGACGATTTTACTAGGCCAAGTGGATGagacttttatttcagttttattataATCCACGAACTAAGGGATGCTTCGACAATATTTGTAAAAGACTGCCTCTTTTGTATAGTGTTTGTATTTCAATAAGGCTTTTTGCAGAGCATGTTTTTGTACTACGACAATATCAAGATGCAAGTTAGGCACTGAGTAGCAAGTGATGAGAGTAACACATATGTTACCTTAAGTGGTATGGACAGTAAATTTGCTTTAAAACCGATTAATTTAACTTGTATATTGTGGGTGAAACGTTGATGTAGATTGAGGCGTTGTCTTAGTTTTAACTTATAAAGCCATAAATTATGTATTGTATTTGAAACTTGAGTCAAAGAAGTGtaatctgaatatttttgatGCATCTATATGActaagttaaaatgttttttgatagGTAATTTAAGAGAGTGAGaggtttaattgtttttttttttgtagtgcCCAAAGATATAAATGGTTTTGAATATGAAATGTTATTTC
This window harbors:
- the runx2b gene encoding runt-related transcription factor 2b, yielding MASNSLFSTVTPCQQNFFWDPSASRRFSPPSNSLQPVPGKMNDVNSPAGQPDAAAAVPRLRPHENRSMAEIIADHPAELVRTDSPNFLCSVLPSHWRCNKTLPVAFKVVALGDIPDGTVVTVMAGNDENYSAELRNASGVMKNQVARFNDLRFVGRSGRGKSFTLTITVFTNPPQVATYHRAIKVTVDGPREPRRHRQKLEDPPKTGLFSDRLSELERMRVRVTVPTQGPRPTLNPVANSFNPQGQTQITDPRQSQSSPPWSYEQTYPSYLSPMASPSVHSTTPLSSSRGTGLPAISDVPRRLPGSSDLSPFPGQFDRQFPGLSSLTESRFSSPRMHYPATFTYTPPVTTGMSLGSAHYHTYLPPPYPGSTQSQSGPFQTSSTPYLYYGASSGSYQFSMVPGGDRSPSRMIPPCTSASTGTSLVNPNLPSQTEGGVDGDGSHSNSPTVLNPGGRMDEAVWRPY